The Mixophyes fleayi isolate aMixFle1 chromosome 1, aMixFle1.hap1, whole genome shotgun sequence genome includes a region encoding these proteins:
- the CLDN5 gene encoding claudin-5 has protein sequence MSSGAIEVFGLSISIIGWVGVILACALPMWQVSAFIEQNIVVAQFIWEGLWMSCVVQSTGQMQCKVYDSILALSPELQAGRALTVLASIVGLIGLLVTIVGAQCTTCFQGSSVKSRIVFAGGIIYILTGLLVLIPLCWIANIVIREFYDPLVHASRKREMGAALYVGWAATALLLLGGILLCFSCPMKGHLTPPVKYSASRRPTSNGEYDKKNYV, from the coding sequence ATGAGTTCGGGCGCTATTGAGGTATTCGGTCTGTCCATCAGCATCATCGGATGGGTAGGAGTGATCTTGGCATGTGCGCTCCCCATGTGGCAAGTATCTGCTTTCATAGAACAGAACATCGTTGTTGCACAGTTCATCTGGGAAGGTCTATGGATGTCCTGTGTGGTGCAAAGTACTGGACAGATGCAGTGCAAGGTGTATGATTCTATCCTAGCGCTCAGCCCGGAGCTGCAGGCTGGCAGGGCTCTCACTGTGCTGGCATCCATCGTGGGTCTCATCGGACTCTTGGTCACTATTGTGGGGGCTCAGTGTACCACTTGCTTCCAAGGTAGCAGCGTGAAAAGCCGAATCGTGTTTGCTGGAGGAATCATCTACATATTGACCGGGCTGCTGGTCCTTATTCCGCTCTGCTGGATCGCCAATATCGTGATCAGAGAGTTTTATGACCCCCTTGTACATGCTTCCAGGAAGAGAGAGATGGGGGCGGCTTTGTACGTTGGCTGGGCGGCTACTGCGCTATTGCTATTGGGGGGTATTCTACTCTGCTTCTCATGCCCTATGAAAGGGCACCTCACCCCGCCTGTCAAGTACTCTGCCTCTCGGAGACCAACTTCCAACGGGGAATACGATAAGAAAAACTATGTGTAA